The sequence GGCTTCTGTATCACTGCCGGAGTCTATGGCGTGGTCGCTCTGATCGTGAAGGCGGACGATGTCGGCTTGGCCCTTGCGCGCTATGACGGCGCCTCAGTCGTTGGCGGCGCGATCCGCTTGCTTGGACGCAGCCTCGTCCGAGGCATGCCAACCTTCCTGACAGTGCTGAGCACCATCGGCACCGCCGCCATGATCTGGGTCGGCGGCGGCATCATCTTGCATGGCATCGAGAAATATGGACCGCCCGCGATCGGCCGCACGGTCCATGCCGCAACCGAGACTGCCGCACACGTCCTGCCATCCGTTGCCGGCATCATCGAATGGTCGGTCGAGGCAGCCATCTCAGGCGCACTTGGTCTGCTCGTCGGCGCGGTTGCGATTCCGGCCGTCGAATACGGTCTCTCACCGGCGTGGAAACGGTTGAGGCTATTGCAGGCGGCCTGAAGGGACCGAAGCCGCGAGCCGCGCTCCATCCCGGCTCCATATCACTCCAAAAGCGTCGTGAGCTCCGCACCCTCGTCCGCAACGAAGACCGCGATCAACTCCGCCGGCTCCGTGGCGCTCGCGTTCGCCGATACGAGATGCGTCGATCCCGGCGGCTCGAAGAAGGACTGGCCGACACCAAACGTCTCGACCGGGCCGCCGCCGAGCTGGGAGCGGATCTCGCCCTTGGTGATGTAGGCGGTCACCGAGCCGGCGTGGCGATGCGGCCGCGAAAATCCACCGGGACCATAGAAGACGCGCACGATGGTGACGCGCTTGCCCGGCACGTTCGGCAGTGCGTAGGAGCCGATCGGCTCGACCTTGTCGAGCGGCGAGCTCTCGGCCGCAGTGGCGCAAAGCGGCGCCAGCGCGCCGGAGACCGTGTCGATCGTCAGCGGCAGCGCCTTGCCGATCGCGAACGCGCAGGCGAGCCCTGCGACGACCGCGAGCGTCGCCGAACGTGACGGCGTCGGACGTTGCACAGCTGAAAAGCTCATGGCTGTCATCGTGATCTCCCTTATCTCCGTCAGGACGCAGCGGTGGCCGCTGCGGCCGGCCGCTTCGCAGGCGTCCAGCGGAACGCTGCGCCAAAACGGTTCCAGACATTGATCGATGCGACCGCCGAGGTCAGGTACGTCAGCTCCGCCTCGGAGAATTCGCCAGACGCTTCCGTGTAGACCTCCTCGCTGACGCCATCGGGCAGACAGGTCAGCGCCTCGGCCCAGGCCAGGGCCGCCCGCTCGCGTGCGGAAAAGATCGGTGCCTCGCGCCAGACCGCGACCAGATGGAGCTTGTCGACGGGCACACCGATGCGCTCCGACAGCAGGACATGATGCTGCACGCAGAAGGCGCAGCCGTTGATCTGCGAGGCGCGCAGCTTGACCAGCTCGAGCAGCTGCTTGTCGAGGCCCGCCTTGGCCGCCAGCTGGCCCAGCGCCAGCACCAGATCATACGCGTCCGGCGCGATCCGCTTGAAATCCTCGTATTCGCTGCGGGCGTGTGACATTGCCGTGCACCTCGTGTTATTGTAAGAGCACTGATACTGTATAAGAGCCCTTATATGTTACGCAAGACCTCCGGCATCACAAGATCGAAAACCTCGCGGAAGACGCCGGCGCCCGCCGATGACGGCGTGGTGCGCGTGCCCGCTCCCGGCGAAGGCAAGCGCGGCGAAGACGGCTATCTCGGCTATCTCTTGCGTCAGGCACACGCCGCGGTTCGCCTGACGATGGAACGGACGCTCGCCGATCTCGGCGTGACGTCGCCGCAATTCGCGGTGCTGACGATGCTGAACGCCTATCCGGGCCTGTCGGGCGCGGATGTCGCCCGCCTCACCTTCCTGACGCCGCAGACCGTCGGCGTCATCATCCGCAATCTCGAGCGTGACGGCGCGATTGTGATGACGCCCCATCCGGTCCATGGCCGCATCCAGCAATGGACGCTGACGCCGCGCGGGGCGACGCTGTTGAAGGCCTGCAGGGAGCGGGTGATCGCGCTGGAGAAGCGTCTTGCCCGGACTCTGGATGCCAAGGCGGAAACCGCGGTCCGGCGCTGGCTTGCCGGCATCGCGGCCGATTTGCAGCAGGACTAGGCGGGCCTAGTCGCCGCCGCCTCCGTCGCCGCATTCCCCGCCGCCATTGAAATCCGGGAGATTGCCGGCGGCGCCATCGCCTTGAATGCCGCGGCCAAAGTTCTCGGCGATGATCATCAGGATCACGACGAACAAGCCGGCGCCGAAGGGCCAGGGATTGGCACGGATGATATCGAACAGCTCCCGCATGCGCGCATCTTGCTGGACAAGAGCGAACCGACCGTAAAGCGCCAGACTCAAATTTGGGGATATGCAGGCTTGCGGAAGGGCGGCCTATCCACCCTTCAACGATTTCTTAACTTCGCCGTCCGGCCAGCTCTCGCCTGCGGCGATCACGCGGACCCGGGTTTGGTCCGCAGCATTCACCAGCACATGCGAACTCAACCGGTCGCCGCTCGGCTCCAGATGCAGATCGGTCTCAGGCTTCCAGCTCAGCGTGGTCGCGAGGTCGCCGGGGAAGATCTGCCATTGCGATCCGTCGTCGAGTTCGACGACATGACTTTCCGCATGCGCGCGTATCTTCATCCCACCTCGAATACTTCGATGAACAGACCATGTTCTGGAGGGAATGCAGCAGTGCGACAGTTTGTTCCGGTGAACCCCGGCCGTCGCCTGGTCTTCGTGCTCCAGGAACCGTCCCACAGACACCCTGTTTCCCGCTAGAATGGGTCCATGAAACAAGCTGATTCCTCGCCCCCTCATACCCGCCGGGCCCTGCTCCAGTCGACGCTCGGTGCAGCCGCTTTGCTGGCGCTGCCGACGCGCGTCCTCGCCGCGCCTGCCGGCTTCGACGAATGGCGCGAGTCATTCCGCGCACGGGCGCTGGCCAAGGGCATCTCGGCTGCGACCTGGCAGCGCGCGATGGCGCGGGTCGAGCCCGACATGAGCGTGTTCAAGCAGATGCGTAACCAGCCCGAGTTCCACGAGCAGGTCTGGCAATACATCAATCGCCGCGTATCGGACTGGCGCATCATCAACGGCAAGATCGCGCTGAAGAACAACGAGGCGCTGCTCGCACGCATCGAGCGAGATTTCGGCGTCGAGCGCGGCACGCTGCTGGCGCTGTGGGGCGTCGAGTCCGCCTATGGCGATCCCCTGGTGCAGCAGAACCACATGACGCCGGTATTTCCCTCGCTCGCCGCGCTCGCCTGGAACGAGCCGCGCCGCAAGGCCTATTGGGAGACCGAGCTGATCAATGCGCTCCGCATCGTCGACAAGGGCTGGAGCACGCCGGAGGAGATGAAGGGCTCCTGGGCCGGCGCGATGGGGCATTCGCAATGGATGCCAGAGGTCTGGCTCAATGTCGGCATCGACTATGACGGCGACGGCAAGGTCTCACCGTTCGGCAAGCCCGACGATGCGCTGGGCTCGACCGCAAAATATCTCGTCAATCGCGGCAAGTGGCATCGGGGCGAGCATTGGGGTTACGAAGTGCGCGCATCCGGCGAGATGAGCGGCAGCCGGACCTACGCAGCCTGGGCATCAGCGGGCGTCACCCGCGCCGATGGTCAGCCGTTTCCGCAGCCGAATGCCTCCGCGCAGATGTGGACGCCGGTTGCGGGCGGGCCGACCTTCCTGCTGGGGCCGAACTTCTATTCGGTGAAAAGCTACAATCCCTCGATGAACTATGCGCTGGCGATCTGCCATCTCGGCGACCGCTGCCTCGGCGCGCCGCCCTTCATCCAGCCCTTCCCCGGCTCCGAGCGCGCGCTGACGCTCGCGGAGGTGCAGGAGATGCAGACACGCCTGACCAAGGCCGGTTTCGACACCGGCGGCACCGACGGCCGCGTCGGCAACGATACGATGAAGGCGATCAAGGATTTTCAGCAGCGCGCAGGGATCACGCCGGCCGACGGCTATGGCGGGCTGAAGGTGCTGGCGAAGCTGCGGCA is a genomic window of Bradyrhizobium sp. CB1717 containing:
- a CDS encoding cupin domain-containing protein translates to MTAMSFSAVQRPTPSRSATLAVVAGLACAFAIGKALPLTIDTVSGALAPLCATAAESSPLDKVEPIGSYALPNVPGKRVTIVRVFYGPGGFSRPHRHAGSVTAYITKGEIRSQLGGGPVETFGVGQSFFEPPGSTHLVSANASATEPAELIAVFVADEGAELTTLLE
- a CDS encoding carboxymuconolactone decarboxylase family protein, with translation MSHARSEYEDFKRIAPDAYDLVLALGQLAAKAGLDKQLLELVKLRASQINGCAFCVQHHVLLSERIGVPVDKLHLVAVWREAPIFSARERAALAWAEALTCLPDGVSEEVYTEASGEFSEAELTYLTSAVASINVWNRFGAAFRWTPAKRPAAAATAAS
- a CDS encoding MarR family transcriptional regulator — translated: MLRKTSGITRSKTSRKTPAPADDGVVRVPAPGEGKRGEDGYLGYLLRQAHAAVRLTMERTLADLGVTSPQFAVLTMLNAYPGLSGADVARLTFLTPQTVGVIIRNLERDGAIVMTPHPVHGRIQQWTLTPRGATLLKACRERVIALEKRLARTLDAKAETAVRRWLAGIAADLQQD
- a CDS encoding lytic murein transglycosylase, whose amino-acid sequence is MKQADSSPPHTRRALLQSTLGAAALLALPTRVLAAPAGFDEWRESFRARALAKGISAATWQRAMARVEPDMSVFKQMRNQPEFHEQVWQYINRRVSDWRIINGKIALKNNEALLARIERDFGVERGTLLALWGVESAYGDPLVQQNHMTPVFPSLAALAWNEPRRKAYWETELINALRIVDKGWSTPEEMKGSWAGAMGHSQWMPEVWLNVGIDYDGDGKVSPFGKPDDALGSTAKYLVNRGKWHRGEHWGYEVRASGEMSGSRTYAAWASAGVTRADGQPFPQPNASAQMWTPVAGGPTFLLGPNFYSVKSYNPSMNYALAICHLGDRCLGAPPFIQPFPGSERALTLAEVQEMQTRLTKAGFDTGGTDGRVGNDTMKAIKDFQQRAGITPADGYGGLKVLAKLRQGS